The following are from one region of the Haloactinomyces albus genome:
- a CDS encoding ComF family protein: protein MPTRASSAVTCAAGGPFARMLADMDVIGRGRTVRHSIAALVDLLLPLCCAGCGAAGSGWCTHCHGELRGLRRVERPLLGPDPPAYALGRYRGAARSAVLAYKESGRRDLAVPFGHCMAAALDTMASELGAGESSVMAFRLVPAPSRVSMSRRRGGAHMTRIGRWAASALTAAGRPVAVADCLALSRGTRDSVGLGSAERVRNLSGRVLLRTRRLPPSCTPVVLLDDVITTGATAVSCVRALESAGVRVAAVLALTATAR from the coding sequence TTGCCGACACGCGCGAGCTCGGCGGTGACCTGCGCGGCAGGTGGGCCGTTCGCGCGCATGCTCGCGGACATGGATGTGATCGGACGCGGGCGGACTGTTCGGCACTCGATCGCGGCACTTGTCGATCTGTTGCTGCCACTGTGCTGTGCGGGATGCGGCGCCGCCGGAAGCGGATGGTGTACGCATTGCCACGGCGAGCTTCGCGGATTGCGGAGGGTGGAGCGGCCGCTGCTCGGGCCGGACCCGCCCGCCTATGCGCTCGGACGATACCGGGGTGCGGCCAGGAGCGCGGTACTCGCCTACAAGGAGTCGGGGCGTCGGGACCTGGCAGTGCCCTTCGGGCACTGTATGGCCGCGGCCCTCGACACCATGGCTTCGGAACTCGGTGCCGGGGAGAGTTCCGTGATGGCGTTCCGGCTGGTTCCGGCGCCATCACGGGTATCGATGTCCCGGCGACGTGGGGGCGCACACATGACGCGGATCGGTCGTTGGGCGGCATCGGCGCTCACCGCGGCCGGACGACCGGTTGCGGTGGCCGACTGCCTGGCCCTGAGTCGGGGGACCCGGGATTCGGTAGGTCTCGGTTCCGCTGAACGAGTTCGGAATCTGTCGGGCCGAGTGTTGCTCCGAACGAGGCGGCTTCCCCCATCGTGTACACCGGTCGTGCTACTCGACGATGTCATCACCACGGGGGCGACCGCTGTGAGTTGCGTGCGGGCGCTGGAATCAGCGGGTGTTCGGGTGGCCGCCGTGCTCGCCCTGACCGCCACGGCTCGTTAG
- a CDS encoding dTMP kinase, giving the protein MGRLIVIEGLDGAGKRTLADGLVAELDRRGHSVARAAFPRYGADVHADLVAEALRGAHGDLADSVYGMAVLYALDRHGAVEALHTDLRQHDVVLLDRYVASNAAYGAARLHQSAEGDFVAWASELEIERFALPRPDLHILLQVPTALAESRAEQRERSDTERRRDRFETDSSLQQRCAEVYTELAESGWWSPWRVVDGAEHVDFAELAAVSVGEVTYW; this is encoded by the coding sequence GTGGGACGACTGATCGTGATCGAGGGACTGGACGGCGCGGGCAAGCGCACGCTTGCCGACGGGCTCGTCGCGGAGCTCGACCGCCGCGGACACTCCGTGGCCCGTGCGGCATTCCCCCGCTATGGAGCCGACGTGCACGCCGACCTCGTCGCCGAGGCGCTCCGTGGTGCTCACGGCGATCTCGCCGATTCCGTTTACGGCATGGCGGTGCTCTATGCCCTGGACCGCCACGGAGCAGTGGAGGCGCTGCACACCGACCTGCGGCAACACGATGTCGTGCTACTCGACCGCTATGTCGCTTCCAATGCCGCCTATGGCGCCGCCCGGCTCCACCAGAGCGCCGAAGGTGACTTCGTCGCCTGGGCTTCCGAGTTGGAAATCGAGCGCTTCGCCCTGCCCCGTCCCGATCTGCACATCCTGCTGCAGGTACCGACGGCGCTGGCGGAAAGCCGCGCCGAGCAGCGGGAACGTTCGGATACCGAGCGGCGCCGCGACCGGTTCGAAACCGATTCGTCTCTCCAGCAGCGCTGTGCCGAGGTCTACACCGAGCTTGCCGAATCCGGTTGGTGGTCGCCGTGGCGCGTGGTGGATGGTGCCGAGCACGTGGACTTCGCCGAACTGGCCGCCGTGAGTGTCGGGGAAGTTACGTACTGGTAA
- a CDS encoding LpqB family beta-propeller domain-containing protein, whose product MRVGSRRRRLIALLAAVLVPLAGCASIPTRSDPEVIKRVDEDSANTGVSALPDDLSPLELVRHFVNVAAPANDYAATRMHFTEAARQAWKAPSELLIVDDVDTVPLPEPSGAPDGVQRVGLRVSKVGRLKTDHSFVPKQGVYKADFRVERQANGEWRIANPPDELLVSRGSFSDNYMTAPVYFLDHERGGVIPDLRYVVSQPASTLPTRVVEFLLAGPSKGFRGAMGTALPPDVDTKTNVSEAGDGALVVNFSELGDLAERTKRLIAAQVVLSLQGVSNARVRLLEEGTPLLPGEGALRPADVATYKADNSVRADVAPLAVVNERLIKLTQQAPAVPGPAGSGVYEVITAGRSADGSKLATVVRTPDGKVEMRIGDYGKALAATGVTGSFMSRPTWRTNSEVWTVVDGRKVVRMVGNGDGTWTARTVDTKQFPDKPITDLRLSRGGTRVAAVVGGRIMVAGVLDRGSKTTLSSPTALSGGPAEATIRGIGWVSNDSLVAITDSSSVPVVEVTVNGLTWDPYASANLVQPLKAVTVGPGQKVVVADSSGLWQVGDQGDLWQLMPGRFGSGALPFYPG is encoded by the coding sequence ATGAGAGTGGGCTCCCGGCGCAGACGGCTGATCGCACTACTGGCGGCCGTGCTGGTTCCGCTGGCCGGCTGCGCCTCGATCCCGACGCGCTCCGATCCGGAGGTCATCAAGCGGGTCGACGAGGACTCCGCCAACACCGGGGTCTCCGCACTCCCCGATGATCTCAGTCCGCTGGAGTTGGTGCGTCACTTCGTCAACGTCGCCGCGCCCGCCAACGACTATGCAGCGACCCGAATGCACTTCACCGAAGCCGCGCGGCAGGCCTGGAAGGCTCCGTCGGAGCTGCTGATCGTCGATGACGTGGACACCGTTCCGTTGCCGGAACCATCCGGTGCGCCGGATGGGGTGCAGCGAGTGGGCCTGCGGGTCAGCAAGGTCGGGCGGTTGAAAACCGATCACTCCTTCGTGCCGAAGCAGGGCGTGTACAAGGCCGATTTCCGAGTCGAACGACAGGCGAACGGCGAGTGGCGGATCGCGAACCCACCGGATGAACTTCTGGTCAGTCGGGGATCTTTCAGCGACAACTACATGACCGCACCGGTCTACTTTCTCGATCACGAGCGCGGCGGTGTGATCCCGGATCTGCGCTACGTGGTGAGCCAGCCGGCCAGCACTCTGCCCACGCGCGTCGTCGAATTCCTGCTGGCGGGTCCCTCGAAGGGCTTCCGCGGCGCGATGGGAACGGCGCTGCCACCGGATGTGGACACCAAGACGAACGTGAGCGAAGCAGGCGACGGTGCGCTGGTGGTCAACTTCAGCGAACTGGGGGACCTGGCCGAGCGGACCAAGCGGCTGATCGCGGCGCAGGTGGTGCTGTCCCTGCAGGGGGTCAGCAACGCGCGGGTGCGACTGCTGGAGGAGGGCACGCCGTTGCTGCCCGGGGAGGGCGCGTTGCGGCCCGCCGATGTCGCCACCTACAAGGCGGACAACAGCGTGCGAGCCGATGTGGCCCCCCTCGCCGTGGTGAACGAGCGACTCATCAAGCTCACTCAGCAGGCTCCCGCGGTTCCCGGCCCCGCCGGTTCCGGTGTGTACGAGGTGATCACGGCCGGGAGGTCGGCGGACGGTTCGAAGCTCGCCACGGTGGTGCGCACCCCCGACGGAAAGGTCGAGATGCGGATCGGGGACTACGGCAAGGCGCTCGCCGCCACCGGAGTGACCGGCAGCTTCATGAGCAGGCCGACGTGGCGCACCAACTCGGAGGTGTGGACCGTTGTCGACGGGCGCAAGGTCGTGCGCATGGTCGGCAACGGTGACGGGACCTGGACGGCACGCACGGTCGACACGAAGCAGTTTCCCGACAAACCCATTACGGATCTACGCCTGTCCCGGGGCGGCACCAGGGTCGCAGCGGTGGTCGGCGGCCGAATCATGGTCGCCGGTGTGCTCGACCGGGGAAGCAAAACCACGCTGAGCTCGCCCACCGCGCTCTCCGGTGGTCCTGCGGAAGCGACCATCAGGGGCATCGGGTGGGTGAGCAACGATTCGCTCGTGGCCATCACCGACAGCAGTTCGGTCCCGGTCGTCGAGGTGACGGTCAACGGACTCACGTGGGATCCCTATGCTTCGGCGAACCTCGTTCAGCCACTCAAGGCCGTGACCGTCGGACCTGGTCAGAAGGTGGTCGTAGCCGATAGCAGCGGACTGTGGCAGGTCGGCGACCAGGGGGATCTGTGGCAGTTGATGCCGGGTCGATTCGGTAGCGGGGCTCTTCCGTTCTACCCGGGATAG
- a CDS encoding carbonic anhydrase encodes MSASTSFSPDEALAALLAGNRRFVDGKQSHPNQDADHRSALASGQHPSAVLFGCSDSRLAAEIIFDHGLGDLFVVRTAGHVSGPEVLGSIEYGVGVLGTPLVVVLGHGSCGAVSAAAKAHAEGTTPSGHVRDIVERVTPSVLSARAAGLTEVDDFVDVHVRKTVDFLVERSPLLGTEVAAGRCAVAGLSYSLAEGTVRSVGSRGPLSEH; translated from the coding sequence GTGTCAGCATCGACCTCCTTCTCCCCCGACGAGGCTCTTGCCGCCCTGCTGGCGGGCAACCGGCGATTCGTCGACGGCAAGCAATCGCATCCGAACCAGGATGCCGATCACCGTTCGGCCCTGGCATCGGGCCAGCACCCATCCGCGGTGCTGTTCGGATGTTCCGACTCGCGCCTCGCAGCGGAGATCATCTTCGATCATGGCCTGGGGGACCTGTTCGTGGTGCGCACGGCCGGGCACGTCTCCGGACCGGAGGTACTGGGCAGCATCGAGTATGGGGTGGGAGTACTGGGCACGCCCCTGGTGGTCGTGCTCGGGCACGGCTCGTGCGGGGCCGTGTCCGCTGCCGCGAAGGCCCATGCCGAGGGGACGACGCCGAGCGGTCACGTGCGAGACATCGTGGAGCGAGTCACCCCCAGCGTGCTCTCGGCGCGTGCGGCCGGTCTGACGGAAGTCGACGACTTCGTGGATGTACACGTCCGGAAGACCGTCGACTTCCTCGTGGAGCGTTCCCCCCTGCTCGGAACCGAGGTCGCAGCGGGACGCTGTGCGGTGGCCGGACTGTCCTACAGCTTGGCCGAGGGCACGGTGCGATCGGTCGGCAGCCGCGGACCTCTCTCCGAGCACTGA
- a CDS encoding amino acid permease yields the protein MPGTGIWRTKSVEQSIKDTDEPDTKLRKNLGTWDLIVFGVSVVVGAGIFTIAAQVAGDVSGPAVTVAFVIAAITCALAALCYAEFASTVPVAGSAYTYSYATFGEFLAWIIGWDLILEFSIAGAAVAKGWSTYLEEVLGILGLGLPTALPLGPLQFDWGAMLLVATLVALLVTGTKLSARFSLVVTSIKVAVVLFIIVVGIAYIAPRNYTPFIPPAQSSSESGPALEQSLFSLMLGGETSTFGVFGLLAGASLVFFAFIGFDILATTAEETRDPQRNAPRGILGSVAVVTVLYVAVALVVTGMVDYTRLSTGPDGESATLATAFTLNGVDWAATLISVGALIGLTTVVMVLLLGQTRVLFAMARDGLLPRPLAKTGQRGTPVRTTLLVGTAVMLASGFFEFSRLAEMVNVGTLFAFSLVSLGVIVLRRTRPDLPRGFRAPLVPLVPILAIIACLWLMINLTVLTWIRFAIWMIVGVAIYFLYSRNHSVLGQRQASEVSDGGALGRDS from the coding sequence GTGCCGGGGACCGGAATATGGCGCACCAAGTCGGTCGAGCAATCGATCAAGGATACGGACGAGCCCGATACCAAACTTCGCAAGAATCTGGGCACCTGGGACCTGATCGTGTTCGGCGTCTCGGTCGTGGTCGGAGCCGGGATCTTCACCATCGCCGCCCAGGTGGCAGGCGATGTGTCGGGCCCGGCGGTGACCGTGGCCTTCGTCATCGCCGCGATCACCTGTGCGCTCGCCGCGCTGTGCTACGCCGAGTTCGCCTCGACGGTGCCCGTGGCGGGAAGTGCCTACACGTATTCCTACGCCACCTTCGGTGAGTTCCTGGCCTGGATCATCGGCTGGGACCTCATCCTGGAGTTCTCCATCGCCGGAGCGGCCGTGGCCAAGGGTTGGTCGACGTATCTGGAGGAAGTGCTGGGCATTCTCGGTCTGGGGCTGCCGACAGCGCTGCCGCTCGGGCCGCTGCAGTTCGACTGGGGCGCGATGCTGCTGGTCGCGACGCTGGTAGCTTTGCTGGTGACGGGGACCAAGCTGTCGGCACGGTTCAGCCTGGTCGTCACCTCGATCAAGGTCGCCGTCGTGCTGTTCATCATCGTTGTGGGCATCGCCTACATCGCTCCGCGGAACTACACGCCGTTCATTCCGCCCGCGCAGTCGTCCTCCGAGTCCGGCCCTGCGCTCGAGCAGTCCCTGTTCTCGCTGATGCTCGGCGGTGAGACCAGCACCTTCGGCGTCTTCGGCCTGCTGGCCGGTGCGTCGCTGGTTTTCTTCGCGTTCATCGGGTTCGACATCTTGGCCACCACTGCCGAGGAAACCCGTGATCCGCAGCGCAACGCGCCACGCGGCATCCTCGGCTCGGTGGCCGTCGTGACCGTGCTCTATGTGGCCGTGGCTCTGGTGGTCACCGGGATGGTCGACTACACCAGGCTGAGCACCGGCCCGGACGGCGAGAGCGCGACGCTGGCGACCGCGTTCACGCTCAACGGCGTGGACTGGGCTGCCACCCTCATCTCGGTGGGAGCGCTGATCGGCCTGACGACCGTGGTCATGGTTCTGCTGCTCGGACAGACCCGCGTGTTGTTCGCGATGGCCCGGGACGGCCTGCTCCCACGCCCGCTGGCGAAGACGGGGCAACGAGGCACTCCGGTGCGTACGACCCTGCTGGTCGGCACCGCGGTGATGCTCGCCTCGGGTTTCTTCGAATTCAGCAGGCTGGCCGAGATGGTCAACGTCGGCACCCTGTTCGCGTTCTCACTGGTTTCGCTGGGTGTCATCGTGCTGCGTCGGACCCGGCCGGACCTGCCGCGCGGATTCCGCGCACCGCTGGTGCCGTTGGTGCCGATTCTGGCGATCATCGCCTGCCTGTGGCTGATGATCAACCTCACGGTGCTGACGTGGATCCGTTTCGCCATCTGGATGATCGTCGGTGTGGCGATCTACTTCCTGTACAGCCGTAACCACTCCGTGCTCGGACAGCGCCAGGCAAGCGAGGTTTCCGACGGAGGAGCGCTGGGCCGCGATTCCTGA
- the mtrB gene encoding MtrAB system histidine kinase MtrB — protein sequence MSIWLRRGRVLRQKVVRARDELRRRWHRFESVWRRSMQLRVVVSTLALSSTVVFVLGMVLQTQITNRLLQTKETAAIRQVDSILPTLERELTAVDPNSEDVGEQLESALNRLTTSVSAQSNTDSAVGAFNPVLVDGHAAIPRRQQPAAGPVEDVPPELRRFVERGQFATQITTAYSGGKWVTMLAVGSPVGSATRPLQAYFLFPLTAEQRTLRVVQSTLVVGSLVLLVLLGAITNLVTRQIVRPVRHAAQTAERLADGNLDERMRVIGEDDMARLGDSFNEMADSLKHQIQQLEEFGQLQRRFTSDVSHELRTPLTTVRMAADVLHASREEFPEGLARSAQLLVDELDRFEALLNDLLEISRLDAGVADLSTEPLDIPTVARRAVESVRPIAETSGIDLRANFPSEEIGIVADPVRVERIVRNLVANAIDHAEGRPVDVVFDADDDAIAITVRDYGVGLRPGEAELVFTRFWRADPSRDRKTGGTGLGLSISAEDARLHGGWLDAWGEPGQGSCFRLTLPRHVDGDFADSPLPLPSARTIAAPDALLATPAELPAAEALPEEDADTERPDHGPARLSERGAWEETR from the coding sequence GTGAGTATTTGGCTACGTCGTGGCCGCGTGCTGCGGCAGAAGGTCGTACGTGCTCGTGACGAGCTACGACGCCGCTGGCACCGGTTCGAGTCGGTGTGGCGGCGCTCCATGCAGTTGCGGGTCGTGGTCAGCACACTCGCCCTGTCCTCGACGGTGGTCTTCGTGCTCGGCATGGTGCTCCAGACCCAGATCACCAACCGGCTGCTGCAAACCAAGGAAACCGCGGCGATCCGGCAGGTCGATTCGATTCTGCCGACCCTGGAGCGGGAACTGACCGCCGTCGACCCGAACTCCGAGGACGTCGGCGAACAGCTCGAGTCCGCATTGAATCGATTGACCACCTCGGTGTCGGCGCAGTCCAACACCGACTCGGCGGTAGGCGCGTTCAATCCCGTTCTGGTGGATGGACATGCCGCGATCCCGCGGCGCCAACAACCCGCGGCGGGCCCGGTCGAGGACGTTCCGCCCGAGTTGCGCAGGTTCGTCGAACGCGGTCAGTTCGCCACCCAGATCACCACCGCGTACAGCGGTGGCAAGTGGGTGACGATGCTGGCGGTCGGCAGCCCGGTGGGCAGCGCCACCCGCCCGTTGCAGGCGTACTTCCTGTTCCCGCTGACCGCGGAGCAACGCACTCTCCGGGTCGTGCAGAGCACTCTGGTGGTGGGGAGTCTCGTTCTCCTCGTCCTGCTGGGCGCCATCACGAACCTGGTCACCCGGCAGATCGTGCGCCCGGTACGGCATGCCGCGCAGACCGCGGAACGACTCGCCGACGGCAACCTGGACGAACGGATGCGGGTGATCGGCGAGGACGATATGGCCCGGCTCGGTGACTCGTTCAACGAGATGGCCGACAGCCTCAAGCATCAGATCCAGCAGCTCGAGGAGTTCGGCCAGTTGCAGCGCCGGTTCACCTCCGACGTCTCGCACGAGTTGCGCACTCCGTTGACAACGGTGCGGATGGCCGCCGACGTGCTGCACGCTTCTCGGGAGGAGTTCCCGGAAGGACTGGCACGGTCGGCCCAGCTTCTCGTCGACGAACTGGACCGGTTCGAGGCATTGCTGAACGACCTGCTGGAGATTTCCCGGCTCGACGCGGGGGTGGCCGATCTCAGCACCGAGCCGTTGGACATCCCGACGGTCGCGCGGCGCGCCGTCGAATCGGTGCGCCCGATCGCCGAGACCAGCGGTATCGACCTGCGTGCCAACTTCCCGTCGGAGGAGATCGGCATCGTTGCCGACCCGGTGCGGGTCGAGCGGATCGTGCGCAACCTCGTGGCGAACGCGATCGACCACGCCGAGGGACGGCCCGTCGATGTCGTGTTCGATGCCGATGATGACGCCATCGCGATCACCGTGCGCGACTACGGTGTGGGCCTGCGGCCCGGTGAGGCGGAACTGGTGTTCACGCGTTTCTGGCGTGCCGACCCTTCCCGTGACCGCAAGACCGGGGGCACCGGCCTCGGGCTTTCGATCAGCGCCGAGGATGCCCGCTTGCACGGCGGCTGGCTGGATGCCTGGGGCGAGCCGGGGCAGGGCTCCTGCTTCCGACTCACGTTGCCCCGGCACGTCGACGGTGACTTCGCGGACAGCCCGCTGCCCCTGCCCAGCGCTCGCACCATCGCCGCCCCCGACGCATTGCTGGCCACACCGGCAGAACTCCCGGCGGCAGAGGCACTGCCGGAGGAGGATGCCGATACCGAAAGGCCCGATCACGGCCCGGCAAGGTTGTCGGAACGAGGAGCGTGGGAGGAGACGAGATGA
- the manA gene encoding mannose-6-phosphate isomerase, class I, which produces MELLRNAVRPYAWGSRTAIADLLGRPVPAPHPEAELWMGAHPGDPSRLLRADGSEVSLLHLLRSEPARQLGAACTDRWGTRLPFLLKVLAVDEPLSLQAHPSADQAAAGFAEEEASGIARNASHRNYPDPTAKPELICALTEFHALAGFRDAHRTVRLLHELDVPSLRAHTGLLAAQPDQDGLRALFTTWITLPEHYLRDVMPELLEACAAHLRAHGEFAMECRTVLELGADYPNDAGVLASLLLNRIVLQPGEAIFLPAGNLHAYLHGTGVEILANSDNILRCGLTPKHVDVAELLRVLDFECGDMRVLSGRRQDQNLTVYRTPAEEFELSRVDWSPQAPGGVRLDSIGPQILLCTRGRIRLSAHGELELGRGESVWLAASDPAVIARPVDIAADGAAQVFRAAPGAV; this is translated from the coding sequence GTGGAGTTACTGCGTAACGCGGTGCGCCCTTACGCATGGGGTTCGCGCACCGCGATCGCGGACCTGCTCGGCCGCCCCGTTCCCGCGCCGCATCCCGAGGCGGAGCTGTGGATGGGAGCACATCCCGGAGACCCGTCCCGGTTGCTGCGAGCCGACGGCTCGGAGGTCTCCCTGCTGCACCTGCTGCGTTCCGAACCCGCACGCCAGCTGGGCGCCGCGTGCACCGACCGCTGGGGCACACGCCTGCCCTTCCTGCTCAAGGTACTCGCGGTGGACGAGCCGCTGAGCCTGCAGGCGCACCCCTCGGCCGACCAGGCAGCCGCGGGGTTCGCCGAGGAGGAGGCTTCGGGGATCGCGCGCAACGCTTCGCATCGCAACTATCCCGATCCCACGGCGAAGCCGGAGCTGATCTGTGCGCTGACCGAGTTCCACGCGCTCGCGGGATTCCGGGATGCGCACCGCACGGTACGGTTGCTGCACGAACTCGACGTGCCCAGCTTGCGCGCGCATACCGGGCTGCTCGCCGCGCAGCCCGACCAGGACGGCCTGCGGGCGCTGTTCACCACGTGGATCACCCTGCCCGAGCACTATTTGCGGGACGTGATGCCCGAGCTGCTCGAAGCGTGTGCCGCCCACCTGCGTGCTCACGGTGAGTTCGCGATGGAATGCCGCACGGTGCTCGAACTCGGTGCGGATTACCCGAACGACGCCGGAGTACTGGCAAGCCTGCTGTTGAACAGAATCGTGCTGCAGCCCGGCGAAGCCATCTTCCTGCCTGCCGGAAATCTGCATGCCTACCTGCACGGCACCGGTGTGGAGATCCTCGCCAATTCCGACAACATCCTGCGGTGCGGACTCACCCCGAAGCACGTGGATGTTGCCGAGCTGCTGCGGGTTCTGGACTTCGAGTGCGGCGACATGCGAGTGCTGTCGGGCAGGCGGCAGGATCAGAACCTGACGGTATATCGCACGCCTGCCGAGGAGTTCGAGCTGTCCCGCGTGGACTGGTCCCCACAGGCACCCGGCGGTGTGCGGCTGGATTCGATCGGGCCGCAGATTCTGCTGTGCACTCGGGGACGTATCCGGCTGTCGGCGCACGGCGAGTTGGAGCTGGGCCGGGGCGAGTCGGTGTGGCTGGCTGCCTCCGACCCGGCTGTGATCGCCCGTCCGGTGGACATCGCAGCCGACGGTGCGGCACAGGTCTTCCGTGCCGCACCCGGAGCGGTGTGA
- the hpf gene encoding ribosome hibernation-promoting factor, HPF/YfiA family, with protein MDIVVKGRNVEVPTHYREHVGEKLTRLDRYDKKSMRADVELIHERNPRQAKNCQRVEITLKGRGPAVRAEACAADFYAALDSATNKLETRLSRKHDRRKVHHGRHSPRSVAEATAAMADRPVVMANGAESGPSGEPHMRTVLLEEPEQETPRGEVAAQETTPQETTEPIDRDVEVPGQRWSGDENEPGRIVREKEHTAKPMTVDQALYEMELVGHDFYLFADADSGMASVVYRRRGFDYGVIRLAA; from the coding sequence ATGGACATCGTCGTCAAGGGCCGCAACGTCGAGGTGCCCACCCACTACCGGGAGCATGTCGGCGAAAAGCTGACCCGGCTTGATCGGTACGACAAGAAGAGCATGCGGGCCGATGTGGAGCTGATCCACGAACGCAACCCACGTCAGGCCAAGAATTGCCAGCGGGTCGAGATCACCTTGAAGGGCCGGGGACCGGCCGTCCGCGCCGAAGCCTGCGCAGCCGACTTCTACGCCGCTCTGGATTCCGCCACGAACAAGCTGGAGACCCGACTGAGTCGCAAGCACGACCGCAGAAAGGTCCACCACGGAAGGCACAGCCCGCGATCCGTGGCAGAGGCGACGGCCGCGATGGCGGATCGTCCCGTGGTGATGGCCAACGGTGCCGAATCCGGGCCGTCCGGAGAACCGCATATGCGAACGGTCCTGCTCGAGGAGCCCGAGCAGGAGACGCCCCGGGGCGAGGTGGCCGCGCAGGAGACGACCCCGCAGGAGACGACCGAGCCCATCGATCGTGATGTCGAGGTTCCCGGCCAGCGCTGGAGTGGCGACGAGAACGAACCCGGACGAATCGTGCGGGAGAAAGAGCACACGGCCAAACCGATGACCGTTGACCAGGCCCTCTACGAAATGGAGCTGGTCGGTCACGATTTCTACCTCTTCGCCGACGCGGACAGCGGCATGGCCAGTGTCGTGTACCGGCGCAGGGGATTCGATTACGGAGTGATCCGATTGGCAGCCTGA
- the mtrA gene encoding MtrAB system response regulator MtrA, which translates to MKARVLVVDDDPALAEMLTIVLRGEGFETAVVSDGTKAMPAVRELKPDLVLLDLMLPGMNGIDVCKAIRGESMVPVVMLTAKSDTVDVVLGLESGADDYIVKPFKPKELVARLRVRLRRTEGEPAEVLSIGDLTIDVPGHEVTRDGTPIALTPLEFDLLVALARKPRQVFTREVLLEQVWGYRHAADTRLVNVHVQRLRSKIEQDPERPEVVLTVRGVGYKAGPP; encoded by the coding sequence ATGAAGGCACGTGTGCTCGTGGTCGACGACGATCCGGCCCTGGCGGAAATGCTCACCATTGTGCTCCGTGGTGAGGGCTTCGAGACTGCCGTCGTCAGTGATGGCACCAAGGCGATGCCTGCCGTGCGCGAACTCAAGCCGGATCTGGTGCTGCTCGACCTGATGCTGCCGGGAATGAACGGCATCGACGTGTGCAAAGCCATCCGTGGCGAGTCGATGGTGCCGGTGGTGATGCTCACCGCCAAAAGCGACACCGTGGATGTCGTGCTCGGACTCGAGTCGGGTGCCGATGACTACATCGTCAAACCGTTCAAACCCAAGGAGCTCGTCGCCAGGCTGCGGGTTCGGTTGCGCCGCACCGAGGGTGAGCCTGCCGAGGTGCTCTCGATCGGCGATCTCACCATTGACGTCCCCGGCCACGAGGTCACCCGTGACGGGACGCCGATCGCGCTGACGCCCCTGGAGTTCGATCTGCTGGTGGCACTGGCACGCAAGCCGCGCCAGGTGTTCACGCGCGAGGTGTTGCTGGAACAGGTCTGGGGATACCGGCACGCCGCCGACACGCGGTTGGTGAACGTGCACGTGCAGCGGCTGCGTTCGAAGATCGAACAGGATCCCGAGCGTCCCGAGGTGGTGCTGACGGTTCGAGGTGTCGGTTACAAGGCCGGACCTCCGTGA